The Lates calcarifer isolate ASB-BC8 linkage group LG18, TLL_Latcal_v3, whole genome shotgun sequence region TAAGATGGTGCATAGTCCAAAGATGccaaataaaatgataattcaTTATCAGTATCTTACAGGGTGGGTGTGTATGTAGAGGGAAACCCAATTTTTCTGTTATTGTATAAAAGGTGTTTGGAAGATATCTCATATCTGCACataagttattttttctctgcaggtatttttcCTTGTCAGGATGTGAGGAGAAATGGCTTGGTTTTGTGCCCCTGAATAAAATCATGTGAGTAGCGGAAGGTTCTTTGCAGGTTGTGGCGACTTGAGCACACCCATCAACAGCAGACAGCTATGTGAGGTGGTACCTCAGCCACCAACTTAAATTGTCATATTTTGTGTAATAAAATGAtttaggggtgtgtgtgggcttgatatttttgtgtctttaccCCCATGTTGTCTAATCTCCAGCACAGCCAGACAGTATACTGTAAACCAAGCCACAAGGTGACTATAGTCCAGCATAATCTACCTGAACCCGTTTTCAACAGTCAGTTAATATAACGCATAAGTGGAGATGTATTAGTTCTTGTATTATGCAAAAAAGATGGAGAGCCCGAGCATTAACAGCAGATTGATGGGAAGTGTGGTTGACTGTAATTGCTTAAGAAGGACCAAATGTGTACTGCAGCAGTATTGAATTGATGAGAGCCCTGTGATATCTTCTGTTTTGAATAACTCTTAAAAACCATCATGGGCTCAAATGATTTCTGTActgcaaagtaaaaaaaactttgtcaaaaataaagacCGTGTTtgattaatttttctttcttctaatTCAGTGTGTGGAGTGATGAATGGTGAATGTGTGCAAcagcaatgaaaaacatttgCAGATTTCTTGTGTCCACAGTAGCTTCCTACAAATGATATCCTTAAGGGGAGctgttttgaatttgttttttccttaaCATAATTCAATTTATATCTTTTTACTGAGATTGAAGCCTGCTAACAGAAAAGTTAAAGATGTATGGGACCTTACTGGTTTTTTATCTGACATGTTACAGCTCTTCACCACAAAGTCACACAGATTCATCCTGAGATGTTTGGGAGATATCAGTTACACCTGAAGAGATGTTCCTAGATACAAAACTGAGTAAATGGCAGCACGCATATAAATCAATAACGTGAACAGATATCATGTTTACAGTTGTGGCTAATCACGTCAGTTGTGTCCTGATATGCTCGATGTCCAGTGTACATAATATTCAGTTTGATGTGTAGTTTACCTAAGAAATACCATGAGAATGTGGCAGAGTTGCAGCACTGGACACCTCATATCTGCACACTACGACTCCCACAATTCTCTACTGCCTTTCCATTCCACACTAGTAACCATAAAGATAGTGTTTCGCCTGCTGCAGCTATCCGCCACCGCATTCACTTGTTGTTTATAGTGTGTAAAACATGGAGGTGACGGCTGCACGCCGTTCGTTTCTTTGCGATATAGGTAAGCAATGTTATTAATTTTCATAACAGCTTACGTACCATAACAAGTTAACTGCCCTTGTAATGTGAAGACTGTcagttgattttgttgttgtgctaAGGTAATTATATGCCGCACCTGACATGGCAAAGAGTTGTATGTATTCATGACCGTGAGTAAGTTGTGGGAGGCTACATGACATTTAACTAAACTGCTACTGCATCATCAACAGCTACGCATTATTTGTCGAGGTGAAGGTAACTAAAGTAGTTTTTTATTGCTAAGTAGCTAATACAGGCATACGTTTAGCAATAAGAGTGATAAATGGGACATTAAACAACATGCGTCATATTCCTcctaaaatattacattaacaCTGACAGGTAAAGTGAAAAACATGATGTCGTAGCAAGGCTACCTGTCAATGGGTGGGATATATTGGCAGAGACGTTTGAACAGTCAGTTATTGAGTGTGGAGGCAGGAAAAATATGCTAACCATCATTTGTTTATGTTACAGTTATGAGGACTGCATTGTCCTCATTTAACAcaagttatctcgaggcactgtaccatatagagcaggtctagactgtactctgtatcttataaaatttacagagagagacccaacagttcccaccatgagcagcactaggcgacagtggcaaggaaaaaacttccttttaagaggcagaaacctcgagcagaaccagactcagggtgggcggccatctgcctcgaccggttgggtttagacagagaaaggggggtggagggatggggtaagagaaagacaacaatgCAAATAAACAGTCTAAGTCAAActgtaaatagtaataataataattattattattattatagctaaaggaaccctgcagtgagagacagtagaagagagagagagagagagagagagagagagagagagtgcctgggcactaatgtgctttaGCAATAAATGAGTGAACTGGATTAATTGACCACCATCACCATGGTTCCTGCTCTTACCTGACAACCTGTGGAGAGTGCACATCTATAGATCCAGCACCCAAAGGTTCATTTCAATGTTAAGTTTCCAAGACTAAAGATTTGTTGTACACCTGTATTTGTACATGtgctatgtatgtgtgttactgtCTTCTTAAGGTTTCTGGGCAGACCGGACTGCCCTGCATGAGGCAGCGTTCCACGGCCGTgtcctgcagctgaaacagctgATAGAAAGTGGAGCCTCGGTCAACATGGTGACAGTGGACAACATCACTCCACTCCATGAGGCCTGCATACAGGCTCATGTGAAGTGTgcccagctgctgctggaggctggAGCCCAGGTGGGATAAACCCCCATGGTTATACTTCCCCAGTTTAGTGATAGTTTCTGTGACATGTGCAACTAAAATGGTGACAGTAATCTAAAGTGGCAtagaaaaaataacatttttctctgtttcttccagGTGGATGTACGGACCATCCATGGCAGCACCCCTCTCTGTAACGCCTGTGCTTCTGGCAGTCTGGAGTGTGCCAAGCTGCTGCTGGACTACGGAGCCAAAGTAAACCCATCCCTCACAGCTCTCACCGCTTCCCCACTCCATGAGGCCTGCATAAACGGTAATACTTTGGCGGCAGTAAGAGAGGGTTGGACCAGTCATATCCCTTTAGACTTCTTCACTGTGAATGACCCTTTTACATTCCTCTCAGGTAATGTTGATGTAGTGAGGTTGATGATAGCCAGCGGTGCCCAGCTGGAGGCATATGACGTCCACTTTGGTCCACCCCTTCACATCACATGCGCTAAAGGATATGTGCACTGTGTCAGGGAGCTGCTTATTGCAGGTGAGTAAGAAGACTGCAAgtcagaaaatgtgttaaaggaaaaatccaccctGAAACACCTCTGCTGGCGTAATGCTGTGGTGTAGTTTTTACATTTCCCCACTGTCCTGTAATGAGCCTAATTTAATTCTACCTTTATTAATAATTTCCTGTTACCCCTCCCAACAACTCTCAGAGAAGAGGCCTGCTGCAGGCTTGCTAATACGCCAGCTATGTATACGTTTTAAAGAAGCTGAATGCAAACCTGTGCTTGATAGGGTAGTCTCCTTTAATCCcttgattattaaaatgaatcatttgttCAAGAGCCCCCAGTTGATAATAAATATCTTGGTTAAGTCATAAAAAACTAACCTGTTTTAACTAATGATAACAACAGGAGCTTATCTGAAGTTTACAAATTGCAACATATAAATCATTCCCTCTGTATCTAGAAGTGACGTGAAACAAAAACTTAcagctaaactaagctaaaccAAATCAGAGATTTTAGAGACTAAAGAGAGTCACAGGGAAGTTGTGTTTCTCTTAACTCAGGGTTATCAAGGGAAGTCAGGGTTAACAAACCCCGACTGGCTAGACTGGTGTTAAATGGTACTACAACAATGTTGGCCAGGTGAGTCTGTgttaatttagtttagtttgtgtgtatgtagtttgtgtgtgtgtgtgtgtgtgtataaaagggCTGCGTTCAGCAGTACAAGCAGAGAGTTGTGGCATAATGGCTCGTGCACTGCATTTATCAGATGAGGAACGCAGGTTAATTCTGTTGATTTATGAAGAATTCaattagatttaatttaatgGTTAGTATTACCACACTtaccacacagcaacacactgcTGACCTAGTTAACTCCAGAATAAAGTGTTCTTGTCATATGATCTCTGGAATCTTAATTTGTGATATGAGATGCAAGGACatgtaaaatatcagaaaattgtTAGGATATTTGAATTCTAGTTGACATATGAGCCACATTTCTGAAACTGACCCTTACTCACTGTTGATGATATTCTGCCTCAAGCAGTACAGCTGCGTGAGTATGAATATAATGGTATGTGTTAAATATTAACCTCATTCTATCAGTAATTCCAGCTGAGGTGCAGCTTGCTGATAGCTGCAGTGGTATTAAAAGGCTTTTGTGGTGGTTCTGTAACAGGCTAAAGCTCTAAAAGGAGCCATTTTGTTCCTTGATTCTAAGAGACTGATTTCAAAACTACAGCAAGGTCCATGTTTTGTAGCTGCATGCCAAAGAAAAATACACCcctgaacaaataaaatagaCCCTGGAATGCAAGATTTATTGTCAGCTGTAATAACACTGTAATCGGGTGGATTTCACTTAATCATAATTACAATATTTACCAAAACATCCAGATAAAATCATCTGTAATGATTCAGTAAAGTCAAAGAATAACAGGCCTAAACTTATTTTAATGTCCTGCAGGTGCTAATGTGAATTCAGTGAAGTTCCATGAGACAGCTCTGCACCATGCAGCACGGGTCCACATGGTGGACCTGATCGAGCTCTTGGTGGAGTTCGGAGCCAATGTGTACGCTAGCGACAACCTGGGAAGAAAACCTATAGACTACACGACGCCTGCATCTCCCTCTCACACCTGCCTCAGGTTTTATGAAAGTAAATTCCTGAACTGCTTCTGAATTACAATACATAAAGACAGTGGTTTTAACAACTATTTGAATAGTCATCActtttgtcagttttgcttTTGAATCTTGATAACTGAAAACCTCTTCTTCTCGTCAGGTAATCCTCTAAGCCTGCAGCAGCTTTGTAGAATCACTGTCAGGATGAGGCTTGGTACCAGAGCCTCAGAGGTCATCGGTCAGCTGAACCTATCCCACCGCATCCACAACTACCTACAGCACTGTGACCACCCCACATCACTACAGACTGACACAGGAATGGATTCTAAACCTGTATGAGAGACTGGTGTTTGATTTTAggtattatatttttaaaaagatgcatcgtcatcatcatctgcGTATTTGCCtataatgtaaaatacagtagGTTATCCATCATAATTCTTTAATGTATGTCATGTGCTCAAGGATTGACATCACCATTGCAGTTTAAATTATGTCCATgttgatatattattataacaGAGAATAAATTCTAGCTGCATTCTTCACAGAACGAGCAGTTCCTTGTTTGGTTGGAACCTACAAGTCCCAGACTAAGCAAagactaaaacagaaaaaaaaatgaatgtagcATCGAAGTTTTTGAACATGGAAGTAATATATTCTAGAAATAATACTAGGGTTTTATTGGGTAGAGATACACCATTGTAGTATGTCTGATAACAGGAAAGAATATGAATATTAGATGATgaaaaatgatggaaatatgataTTAGCTATTAAGAACAAGACAGTACACAGTAGAAGTAGTAGAAAATTTTAGTAATGGAGaatgaagaggcagagaaagaacTTTAgcaaaagcacagacacactgcaggaTAGAGAGAAATATGGAAATACTAGGGGAAAATACACTTTTATATGTTTCAGAATCTTCATGACAGGAGTAAAGAAGTATCATTAAAGTTGAATGGTAAGATATCAGGAGTGGGATCCCTGCCTGATCAAGGGAAAGAATCCATAATTGTTCCTGTTTGTAAAGGCACAGAGTTACAGACTGATAGCTTTAACATCTCCTCGTAGGGTACAGGGCTATTTCCAGATTTGTAGAAAGAACAGGGATTATTAGTTTCATCTATTAGTACAGTAATTTTTTCGAGCTACACTCCTGTCCAGAAGGCGGCGGTAATGCCATAATCCCGCcattaaacaaaaaagggaGAAGAAGCAGGAGCCTTTGGCCACTTAGCTCGTGCACATTACCCCGCTGTTTACAAACAACTATCTCGCTGTCTGTGTGTTAGCATAGCTAATTCTGCTGGGGATAACAAAAAAAGGCAGAGCATGGAAATTGAAAACACTCAACCGTATTTCTTAGGAGACATCGGTGAGTATGAAATAAAGACAACATGGCCGGTGAGACTACAGCTTTTTCGAATTTTGACCCATTTAGACAGTTGACAGGCGACAACATGCAGCCGGGCGTCAGTCTCCGGCGTGGTCTGCTGTGACGCGCTGTTAGCACCGCTGAGTTGTGTGTGGTGAAATCTGCAATTCGCCTCATCTTCTAATGTCATATGTCTGCTATTGCAGAAGCCTAGAAAAAAAGTCTATTAGAAGATGACGTTTCAAATATGCAAAGCTGACAACATGTACAGTTTACAGAATAACAGTAACTTCACTATGTTTCTGTCCAAAtttgagctgaatgctaacTGTATTATACAGTCTCTTTAAggtttttaagtttttgctttttgctgtcAACTCAACATACAACACTCAACATACTACTATATATTATAATACTTCTACTCTGCTTAGCATTATATGCGTTGTCACCAAGTTTATATGGTAAATGTGTGAGACAGTATGTACATCCACCAGCCACCAAGCAgcatttgcattcatttatcaagcaagaaccccccaccaccaccaccaccatagGAACAGCACTCTTCAGTGGCagggcctcccccagcaggacaatgctcccaccactgcacagaaatggctcaaggaacatgacaaagagtgTTGACCgggcctccagactccccagatcccaatctgacctagtatctgtgggacctgcctaatataGTGTTGGTCCTCCTCGTGTCGCCAAAATAGCTCTGACCCGTCGGGGCATGACACAAAGGTGTCCTGGGGGTGTCTGGTACCAGGACATTGGCCGGGGATCCTCCATCCTGTGGGCTGTGGGGTGGGGcctcccacagatgctggatcagagtttggaggccaggaCAACAcctttggctctttgtcgtcaagtcatttctgagcagtttttgtggtgtggcgggagcactgtcctgctgggggagacCCCTGCTATTGGAAAGTGTCATTGCCATGAGGGGGATCTGCTTGGTTTTCAACAATGTTTAGGATGGGTGGTGTGCATACGTGTCCAGATGTATGTCAGGACCCAAgttttcccagcagaacactgtattgTAACGAAATGATCGATCTGACCTGTTCTCACCTGTTCTCCTGCAGGCTGCTGgtcagagagaacagaggtgCACAAGGCAGCCTCCCTCGGCCAGGCCACCCAGTTGCAGCATCTCATACAGAGTGGAGCTTCAGTCAATGTCGTGGCAGTCGACTCCATCACACCGCTGCACGAGGCCTGTGTCCGTGGACAGGCCCAGTGTGTCCGgctgctgctggatgctggAGCCCAGGTAAAGCAGGGAGTTTGATACCTGTAGGCTATATCTCACAAAATTCTACATCTAAATTAAAAATTCAACCATCAAAGCAACACattgtaacttttgctgagctATAGGAGTGTCTGTTGTATTTGGTTCTGAGTGTGAGAGGTTAAGCAACTTTCATCTACGGAAACCAAAACCTATGAGACGCTTCACCAGAGCTCTGACTGCATaatcccactcactgaactgagaCACAGCCAAACAGTGTATATTCCCCATGATCCTCGGCATCTAGAACTGGAAGTGCTGTTTCTGTATCTAATATGCCAAACTTCATGTAGaatttgtgatattttcaaagtttcctcactggatatcaaagatgaacactggttttaaagacttttaagtcttttttttttgtgagctACAGCTCAGCATTACTCTCAGTCCTCCCTATTTATAGTCATTGTACCATCAAAAGTATTTTGGAATTATTTACTTTAAAGGTAGAATAGTTGCATGATGTTACTTTGTGTGACTGAGGAGAGAACATAGGATTTCGTGGGAATAGGTTGCAGtactttttttaatgtataatcCTATGTCCTGTGATGCATCGCAGGTGGATGCGAGGAACGTAGACGGCAGTACCCCGCTGTGTGATGCCTGCTCAGCTGGTAGTTTGGAGTGTGTGAGGCTCTTGCTGGAACACGGTGCCAAGGCCAACCCTGCCCTCACCTCTCGCACGGCCTCACCTCTCCATGAGGCCTGCATGGGAGGTGAGTGTCTCTGCTTGCTTCACAtgcctctttgtttctctggaATAAAGTTTACACAGTTTCTTATGGCTAATATGAACTTTTATGAGATAAATGCATATAACACAAcactctgttgtttgtgtttcaggtaaCTCAGACTGTGTAAAGCTGCTTATTGCCATGGGTGCTTGTCTGGAGGCATATGACCTTTACTATGGGACCCCACTGCACGTGGCTTGTGCTAATGAACACGTAGACTGTGTTAAAGTGCTGCTCAATGCCGGTGAGTGCAAATGCAAAGCAGGACCAGCTACTGCAGAGCGTTAAATTGGTCTCTTActtatatgtttatttttattacatgttGGACTGATGGATGTTAAGCCTCCTTAAATGCATCAGTCGAAGTACCAGTTGAGACAGTGTGGCTGGTATTGTATAGAACACCACACCACTATGTCCTTTTCTGTTCAGGTGCCAAAGTGAATGCAGCCAGGCTACACGAAACTCCGTTGCACCATGCTGCTAAAAACATGCGAGTGGAAATGATAGAGACGCTGGTGGAGTTTGGGGCCAACATCTACGCCAGAGATCAGCACAACAAGAAGCCTGTGGACCACACCACGCCGGGCTCGCCCTCTGCAGCCTGCTTACAATTTTATGAGAGTAGGTTATTCATAAAAATCAGCGCTGCACATAATATAAACATTACCATTTTGACCAGGCAGCTTGTGTAGTTGCCTTTAAAGCATGCAGTGTTAATCTAGCACCAGCAGATGGCAAGCAAGAATCATTTTTCAGTTCCAGGAAATCTCAGATAAATGACACCTGTTGTTTACCAAGGTTGGTTATATGAACACTTGGTCACATTTGGGTTAACTACTGTAACTGGATGCAGATTAGAAGGTTGATAGTTGAAAATATCATATTTATTATGAAAAGATTACATAAAATATACTTTTCCAAAGACCACAGTCATGTGTTGGTTACATTTTCCAGAGCAATGACACATATCATCCTGTTTTATCATTGTGACATATTATGCCATGATATGTTGTTATCAACATGTaactcttgttttctgtctagCTACTCCCATgagtctgcagcagctcagcagaCTGGCAGTGAGGAGGAGGCTAGGCACCAGAGCTCTGAAGGTCATAGATCAGCTGGACATACCAAAACTCATCATCAGCTACCTCTGCTATCAGTGAGAGTGAtacctggaggaggagatggaccGATGGTTATAGAAAGACTGGAAATTCACAGAGCCGCCGCACCATTCACAGACAGAACAGTAGACATAAAGGTTAGTGACAAGCACAGTGATCTCACATACttcttttcaaaatgtgtttcaagACTAAAGTACTCCTGTAGACACAGAGAGGTGGAAGAAGGTCCCTGCCCTCCCTTTCAGTCATCTGCAAATATCATAAAGTCATAAAACACAGCAAGCTAGGATCGGTGGGGGTCTGATGTGTAATCTGCTGGGTTTCTTGTCTAAATCATGGCAGGAATTCATGACTGTAGTCATTCAATCTGACACAGTG contains the following coding sequences:
- the asb13a.1 gene encoding ankyrin repeat and SOCS box protein 13a.1 isoform X2; its protein translation is MEVTAARRSFLCDIGFWADRTALHEAAFHGRVLQLKQLIESGASVNMVTVDNITPLHEACIQAHVKCAQLLLEAGAQVDVRTIHGSTPLCNACASGSLECAKLLLDYGAKVNPSLTALTASPLHEACINGNVDVVRLMIASGAQLEAYDVHFGPPLHITCAKGYVHCVRELLIAGANVNSVKFHETALHHAARVHMVDLIELLVEFGANVYASDNLGRKPIDYTTPASPSHTCLRFYESNPLSLQQLCRITVRMRLGTRASEVIGQLNLSHRIHNYLQHCDHPTSLQTDTGMDSKPV
- the asb13a.1 gene encoding ankyrin repeat and SOCS box protein 13a.1 isoform X1, with product MEVTAARRSFLCDIGFWADRTALHEAAFHGRVLQLKQLIESGASVNMVTVDNITPLHEACIQAHVKCAQLLLEAGAQVDVRTIHGSTPLCNACASGSLECAKLLLDYGAKVNPSLTALTASPLHEACINGNTLAAVREGWTSHIPLDFFTVNDPFTFLSGNVDVVRLMIASGAQLEAYDVHFGPPLHITCAKGYVHCVRELLIAGANVNSVKFHETALHHAARVHMVDLIELLVEFGANVYASDNLGRKPIDYTTPASPSHTCLRFYESNPLSLQQLCRITVRMRLGTRASEVIGQLNLSHRIHNYLQHCDHPTSLQTDTGMDSKPV
- the LOC108897516 gene encoding ankyrin repeat and SOCS box protein 13; the encoded protein is MEIENTQPYFLGDIGCWSERTEVHKAASLGQATQLQHLIQSGASVNVVAVDSITPLHEACVRGQAQCVRLLLDAGAQVDARNVDGSTPLCDACSAGSLECVRLLLEHGAKANPALTSRTASPLHEACMGGNSDCVKLLIAMGACLEAYDLYYGTPLHVACANEHVDCVKVLLNAGAKVNAARLHETPLHHAAKNMRVEMIETLVEFGANIYARDQHNKKPVDHTTPGSPSAACLQFYETTPMSLQQLSRLAVRRRLGTRALKVIDQLDIPKLIISYLCYQ